In Melospiza georgiana isolate bMelGeo1 chromosome 15, bMelGeo1.pri, whole genome shotgun sequence, one genomic interval encodes:
- the ABLIM3 gene encoding actin-binding LIM protein 3, giving the protein MSTSIPYQQSPYSSGSSSSAIQCYRCGDTCKGEVVRVQSNHFHIRCFTCQVCGCDLAQSGFFFKNQEYICTQDYQQLYGTRCDSCGDFITGEVISALGRTYHPKCFVCSTCRKPFPIGDKVTFSGKDCVCQNCSHALLSTKPIKIHGPSHCAGCKEEIKQGQSLLALEKQWHVSCFKCQTCGVILTGEYISKDGIPYCESDYHAQFGIKCETCDRYISGRVLEAGGKHYHPTCARCVRCHQMFTEGEEMYLTGSEVWHPICKQAARAEKKLKHRRTSETSISPPGSSIGSPNRVICAKVDNEILNYKDLAALPKIKAIYEVQRPDLISYEPYHRYTSDETLERYSYGESLGTLSPYSQDIYESFDPRQRRASSPGYIDSPTYSRQGMSPTMPRSPHHFYRSGTESGRSSPYYSQLDVRSSTPTSYQAPKHFHIPAAGESNIYRKPPIYKRHATKSKTSEDIAQSSKYSPAYSPDPYYHSESEYWSFQGSPKAPRARRFSSGGEEDGYDRGMHKIQSGIGRLILREEMKARSNSYADPWTPPRSSASSREALHTVGYEGSLNGSPRTHYLADSDPLISKSASLPAYRRNGLHRPPSAELFHYDSTNAVNWGMREYKIYPYELLLVKTRGRNQLPKDVDRTRLERHLSQEEFYQIFGMTMAEFDRLALWKRNELKKQARLF; this is encoded by the exons TCCCCTACCAGCAGAGCCcctacagctccgggagcagctcctctgccatccAGTGCTACCGCTGTGGTGACACCTGCAAGGGCGAGGTCGTGCGCGTGCAGAGCAACCACTTCCACATCCGCTGCTTCACCTGCCAAG TGTGTGGCTGTGACCTGGCCCAGTCAGGTTTCTTCTTCAAGAACCAGGAGTACATCTGCACCCAGGACTACCAGCAGCTGTACGGGACCCGCTGTGACAGCTGTGGGGACTTCATCACCGGCGAGGTcatctctgccctgggcaggaccTACCACCCCAAGTGCTTTgtctgcagcacctgcag GAAGCCGTTCCCCATCGGGGACAAGGTGACGTTCAGCGGGAAGGACTGCGTGTGCCAGAACTGCTCCCACGCCCTGCTCAGCACCAAGCCCATCAAGATCCACGGGCCCAGCC ACTGCGCTGGCTGCAAGGAGGAGATCAAGCAGGGccagtccctgctggccctggagaaGCAGTGGCACGTCAGCTGCTTCAAGTGCCAAACGTGCGGGGTCATCCTCACCGGCGAGTACATCAGCAA GGATGGCATCCCCTACTGCGAGTCCGACTACCACGCCCAGTTCGGCATCAAGTGCGAGACCTGCGACCGCTACATCAGCGGCCGTGTCCTGGAG gcaggagggaagcaCTACCACCCCACCTGTGCCAGATGTGTGCGCTGCCACCAGATGTTCACAGAGGGAGAGGAGATGTACCTGACAG gctctgaggtGTGGCACCCCATCTGCAagcaggcagccagagcagagaaGAAGCTGAAG CACAGAAGGACGTCAGAAACCTCCATCTCGCCCCCTGGCTCCAGCATTGGCTCCCCAAACCGTGTCATCTGT gcTAAAGTGGATAATGAGATCCTTAATTACAAAGACCTGGCAGCTCTTCCCAAGATTAAAGCCATCTATGAGGTGCAGCGTCCCGACCTCATTTCCTACGAGCCCTATCACAGATACACGTCGGACGAGACGCTGGAGAGATATAGCTATGGGGAG tccCTGGGGACCCTCTCCCCATACTCACAG GACATCTACGAGAGCTTCGACCCGCGGCAGAGGCGAGCCTCCAGCCCCGGCTACATCGACTCCCCCACCTACAGCCGCCAGGGCATGTCCCCCACCATGCCCAGGTCCCCGCACCACTTCTACCGCTCAG GCACCGAGAGCGGGCGCAGCTCCCCCTACTATAGCCAGTTAGATGTGAGGTCCTCCACTCCAACCTCATACCAAGCGCCCAAGCATTTCCACATCCCAG CTGCTGGCGAGAGCAACATCTACAGGAAACCGCCCATCTACAAGCGGCACG ccaccaAGAGCAAAACCAGCGAGGACATCGCTCAGTCATCCAAGTACAGCCCTGCCTACTCCCCTGACCCCTACTACCACTCTGAGTCTGAGTACTGGTCCTTCCAGGGCTCACCCAAAG ctccccggGCCCGGAGGTTCTCCTCAGGTGGGGAGGAGGACGGGTACGACCGGGGCATGCACAAG ATCCAGAGTGGCATCGGGAGGCTGAtcctgagggaggagatgaAGGCTCGCTCCAACTCCTACGCAGACCCCTGGACCCCCCCCCGCAGCTcggccagcagcagggaggcccTGCACACCGTGGGCTACGAGGGCTCCCTCAATGGCT ctccccgcACCCATTACCTGGCTGACAGCG ATCCCCTCATTTCTAAATCGGCCTCGCTCCCTGCCTACAGGAGGAACGGGCTGCACAGG cctcccagcgCGGAGCTGTTCCACTACGACAGCACCAACGCCGTCAACTGGGGCATGCGAG agTACAAG atTTACCCCTACGAGCTGCTCCTGGTGAAGACGAGGGGGAGGAACCAGCTGCCCAAAGACGTGGACAGGACTCGGTTGGAG AGACACCTGTCCCAGGAGGAATTCTACCAGATCTTCGGCATGACCATGGCCGAGTTCGACCGCCTGGCGCTGTGGAAGAGGAACGAGCTGAAGAAGCAGGCCCGGCTGTTCTGA